In Argiope bruennichi chromosome X1, qqArgBrue1.1, whole genome shotgun sequence, a single window of DNA contains:
- the LOC129959372 gene encoding uncharacterized protein LOC129959372 — MSWVCVKEKIHRCKGNIKTNFQYEVLKKTEHSCVPNVAEIEVKRKLETCRKTVREETSVPVPRIFQEEFSELYQKGYDFVTKIPTYSNAKTVLCKERRKALGATPNPENANEIQFANDKRMLFNGENFLRLNFQNDQDNRILVFGGEESWYLLENGKIFFIDGTFKSCSKQFAQIYAIHVDLRSIATETNVYPALFAFLPDKRQATYIAMFQEVKRWCPKWKPDIIKLDFKTAAINSCILEFPSSTISGCNFHFNQCLWRKVQEMDLVKEYKESEDIRNV, encoded by the coding sequence atgaGTTGGGTATGTGTAAAAGAAAAGATACATCGTTGTAAAGGaaatataaagacaaattttCAATACGAAGTACTGAAGAAAACTGAACATTCCTGCGTGCCCAACGTTGCTGAGATCGAAGTTAAAAGGAAGTTAGAGACTTGCAGAAAAACAGTCCGAGAAGAAACATCAGTTCCCGTTCCCCGGATATTTCAAgaagaattttcagaattatatcagAAAGGTTATGATTTCGTTACTAAAATACCGACATACTCCAATGCCAAGACTGTTTTATGTAAGGAGAGGAGAAAGGCTTTGGGAGCTACCCCAAATCCCGAAAATGCCAATGAAATTCAGTTTGCAAACGATAAACGTATGCTTTTTAATGGAGAAAACTTTCTTCgtttaaactttcaaaatgacCAAGATAACAGGATTTTAGTATTTGGAGGAGAAGAATCTTGGTACCTTTTGGAAAATGGAAAGATCTTTTTCATAGATGGAACATTTAAAAGTTGTTCGAAACAATTTGCTCAAATATATGCAATACACGTCGACTTAAGAAGTATAGCAACTGAGACCAACGTTTATCCAGCGCTTTTTGCATTTCTGCCTGATAAGAGACAAGCAACTTACATTGCAATGTTTCAGGAAGTGAAACGTTGGTGCCCTAAGTGGAAGCCGGACAtcataaaattggattttaaaaccgCAGCCATCAATAGTTGTATATTAGAATTTCCCAGTTCGACTATTTCCGGTTGtaactttcattttaatcaatgtttGTGGCGTAAGGTACAAGAAATGGATCTAGTAAAGGAATATAAAGAGAGCGAAGATATAAGAAATGTCTGA